In a single window of the Streptococcus ilei genome:
- a CDS encoding LicD family protein yields the protein MSKVRQIQLGELSLLEKYIEICSKYNLRYYALGGTLLGAIRHKGFIPWDDDMDLGMPRKDYEKFLEICEKELPDHVILRIHDDNLGNTSIMDTSLQIEFGGVVCSPFIDVFPLDGYPSDGFHYFLHTNKIKYYRALSKISVINRLHNRDRGFFENTIVKVSKVLHLDKLLNTEKINQKLQNTIKKYDFETSDLVGNVLGSYRERELAYKEVFGEPQLLDFETIKISGHADPDAYLTKIYGDYMKLPEESEQKGHFESTWGE from the coding sequence ATGAGTAAAGTAAGACAGATTCAATTAGGAGAGTTGTCCTTATTAGAAAAGTATATTGAGATTTGTTCTAAGTACAATCTTCGCTATTATGCTTTAGGTGGGACTTTATTAGGAGCTATTCGTCACAAAGGATTTATTCCCTGGGATGATGATATGGATTTAGGAATGCCTAGAAAAGATTATGAAAAATTCCTGGAAATTTGCGAAAAGGAATTGCCGGATCATGTCATCCTAAGAATCCATGATGATAATTTGGGTAACACATCCATCATGGATACTTCCCTTCAAATTGAATTTGGTGGTGTTGTGTGTAGTCCTTTTATCGATGTGTTTCCTTTAGATGGTTATCCATCAGATGGTTTCCACTATTTCTTACACACCAATAAAATTAAGTATTATCGTGCCCTTTCAAAAATATCTGTTATTAATCGCCTGCATAATCGCGACCGAGGTTTCTTTGAAAATACAATTGTGAAGGTCTCTAAGGTCCTTCACCTAGACAAGTTACTAAATACTGAAAAAATCAATCAGAAGTTACAAAATACGATCAAAAAATATGACTTTGAGACAAGTGATCTCGTGGGGAATGTCTTAGGATCCTATCGCGAGAGAGAATTGGCCTACAAAGAAGTATTCGGGGAGCCACAACTCCTTGATTTTGAAACTATTAAAATCAGTGGTCATGCCGATCCGGATGCATATCTGACAAAGATCTATGGCGATTATATGAAGCTGCCTGAAGAATCAGAGCAAAAAGGTCACTTTGAATCCACTTGGGGAGAATAA
- a CDS encoding WecB/TagA/CpsF family glycosyltransferase, translated as MMGVRIDPLTMAETVAATEQFVLDKKPLHLMGVNADKLNQCATDEAIKKIVNESEIINADGASVVLAARYLGYAVPERVAGIDLMQELLHLANEKGYSVYFFGAKEEVLTDMLAIFKKDYPNLRVVGHRNGYFSTEEEETIQEDIREKNPDFVFVGITSPKKEYLIQKFMDNGVNSVFMGVGGSFDVLSGHIKRAPMWMQKANLEWLFRVANEPKRLFKRYFVGNATFIKRVVHEKRKAKK; from the coding sequence ATGATGGGGGTCAGGATTGACCCTTTAACAATGGCTGAAACCGTTGCTGCTACAGAACAGTTTGTCCTAGACAAAAAACCGCTCCATTTGATGGGGGTCAACGCAGATAAGCTCAATCAATGTGCGACAGATGAGGCCATCAAGAAAATTGTCAATGAATCTGAAATCATCAATGCAGACGGTGCTTCTGTTGTTCTCGCAGCTCGCTATTTGGGTTATGCTGTGCCAGAGCGCGTGGCAGGCATTGATTTGATGCAGGAATTGCTCCATTTAGCCAATGAAAAAGGCTACTCTGTCTACTTCTTCGGTGCAAAAGAGGAAGTCTTGACAGATATGCTGGCCATCTTTAAAAAGGATTATCCGAATCTCCGAGTAGTAGGTCATCGCAATGGCTATTTCTCCACTGAAGAAGAGGAGACTATCCAAGAAGATATCCGTGAGAAGAATCCAGATTTTGTCTTTGTCGGGATTACCTCTCCTAAAAAGGAGTACTTGATCCAGAAGTTTATGGACAATGGCGTAAACTCTGTCTTTATGGGAGTAGGAGGAAGCTTTGATGTCCTCTCAGGCCATATCAAGCGGGCGCCTATGTGGATGCAAAAGGCCAATCTGGAATGGTTGTTCCGTGTGGCCAATGAACCCAAACGGCTCTTCAAGCGCTATTTTGTAGGAAATGCGACTTTTATTAAGAGAGTAGTACATGAAAAACGGAAAGCAAAAAAATAA
- a CDS encoding sugar transferase, producing the protein MTEGRGFHKFALAFVQSLPVLVVAYVFSFVTETEIHSNTIFYLYLLHYVAFYVSDYNQDYFKRGHLVDFLQTLKYSLCFALAISFSSFFLEEKFSLSRRGMIYFLVSHTLVLYLMNYLIKRYWRRFYYSLKGSHKILLITANSRLDKVLDRLLSSNDSGGEVIAVTVLDRPNFQHPTVRVVPKEDLLTFATYEVVDEVFLNLPSEEYDIGEYVSQFETMGIDVTVNLNAFDLNFAGNKRIREVAGLNVVTFSTNFYKPSHVTAKRVIDICGSLVGLVICGLVAIVLVPLIRKDGGPAIFVQKRVGKNGRYFKFYKFRSMYVDAEERKKELLDQNTMTGGMFKMDNDPRITPIGRFIRKTSLDELPQFFNVLKGDMSLVGTRPPTVDEYEKYTPEQKRRLSFKPGITGLWQVSGRSEITDFDEVVRLDISYIDGWTIWSDIKILLKTIKVVFKRDGAK; encoded by the coding sequence GCCTTTGTTCAAAGTTTACCAGTCTTAGTTGTGGCTTATGTGTTTAGTTTTGTGACAGAGACAGAAATCCACTCTAATACAATTTTCTATCTATATTTATTGCATTACGTAGCTTTCTACGTCAGCGATTACAACCAAGATTATTTCAAGCGGGGCCATCTAGTTGATTTCTTACAAACTTTGAAATATAGCTTGTGTTTCGCGCTCGCCATCAGTTTTTCGAGCTTCTTTTTGGAGGAGAAATTCTCCCTTTCTCGTCGGGGGATGATTTACTTTTTGGTTAGTCATACTCTTGTCCTTTATTTGATGAACTACCTCATCAAACGCTATTGGCGACGCTTCTATTACAGCCTTAAAGGAAGTCACAAGATTCTCTTGATTACGGCAAATTCTCGTCTGGATAAAGTTCTGGATCGGCTTCTTTCGTCAAATGATAGCGGTGGAGAAGTAATAGCTGTCACAGTATTGGACCGCCCAAACTTTCAACACCCAACTGTTCGGGTTGTTCCGAAGGAAGACCTGTTAACCTTTGCGACCTATGAAGTGGTAGACGAAGTCTTTCTCAATCTTCCAAGTGAAGAGTATGACATTGGTGAGTATGTCTCACAATTTGAGACTATGGGGATTGACGTCACCGTTAACCTCAATGCTTTTGATTTGAACTTTGCTGGCAACAAACGGATTCGAGAAGTGGCTGGGCTCAATGTCGTCACTTTCTCGACTAACTTCTACAAACCTAGCCACGTGACCGCGAAACGTGTGATCGATATCTGTGGCTCCTTGGTAGGCTTGGTTATCTGTGGCTTGGTAGCGATTGTATTGGTACCTTTGATTCGCAAGGATGGAGGTCCTGCTATTTTTGTCCAGAAACGGGTCGGGAAAAATGGGCGCTATTTCAAATTTTATAAATTCCGTTCGATGTATGTCGATGCAGAGGAGCGGAAAAAAGAATTGTTGGATCAAAACACCATGACCGGTGGCATGTTCAAAATGGACAATGACCCTCGGATTACGCCGATTGGGCGCTTTATCCGCAAGACCAGTCTAGATGAGTTACCACAATTCTTCAATGTTCTAAAGGGAGATATGAGTCTGGTTGGAACCCGTCCGCCAACAGTGGATGAGTATGAGAAATACACTCCAGAACAAAAACGCCGCTTGAGTTTTAAGCCTGGTATTACAGGGCTTTGGCAGGTGAGTGGTCGTAGCGAAATTACAGACTTTGACGAAGTCGTTCGCTTAGATATATCTTATATTGATGGCTGGACGATCTGGTCAGATATTAAAATATTGCTGAAAACGATCAAAGTTGTGTTTAAACGAGATGGAGCGAAGTAA
- a CDS encoding glycosyltransferase family 4 protein: MKNGKQKNNILHISRTMDIGGAERIVYQLATDLKDEFDQVHVASTGGLWEEKLAENGIQHHRILDVDSKQPATVLKILASLSKIIKENKITLVHTHHRMAAFYIRLLQLRHPNLIHAYTAHNVFKDKLPLYKFALGKARTVAVSQAVQENILNDVKSKNSVVIYNGVKMQHSEHTVNEITKCDGIKIGCIARLSEQKGLTYLIEAMSLVTNPSVFLFIVGDGELRNDLINQTKKLNLEERIHFLGYRSDVVECINSFDFCVLPSVFEGFGLVAIEAFMNGKTMIATDIPGVNEVVNSENGILVPAEDPQALAQAIKELAGNPEKRASLAVQAKRDYDTKFSYSIFLDNYRNFYQFMRKGSR, translated from the coding sequence ATGAAAAACGGAAAGCAAAAAAATAATATTCTTCATATTTCTCGGACCATGGACATCGGTGGGGCGGAGCGAATTGTCTATCAGTTGGCGACAGACCTCAAGGATGAATTTGACCAGGTTCATGTCGCATCAACTGGTGGATTGTGGGAAGAAAAACTAGCAGAGAATGGGATTCAACACCATCGCATTTTGGACGTCGATAGCAAACAGCCAGCTACTGTACTCAAAATTCTTGCTAGTCTTTCCAAAATCATTAAAGAGAATAAGATCACTCTTGTCCACACCCATCACCGGATGGCTGCTTTTTATATTCGTTTGTTGCAACTGCGTCATCCGAACTTGATTCATGCCTATACAGCCCATAATGTTTTCAAGGATAAATTACCACTTTATAAATTTGCGCTAGGAAAGGCTCGAACGGTTGCTGTCAGCCAAGCTGTCCAGGAAAATATCCTTAATGATGTAAAGTCAAAAAACTCTGTTGTGATTTATAATGGAGTGAAAATGCAACACAGTGAACATACAGTAAATGAAATTACTAAGTGTGACGGTATCAAAATAGGCTGTATAGCTCGCTTATCCGAACAAAAAGGGTTGACCTATCTGATTGAAGCTATGTCACTTGTGACAAATCCAAGTGTCTTCCTGTTTATTGTCGGTGACGGAGAATTGAGAAATGATTTGATAAATCAAACAAAAAAGCTAAATCTGGAAGAAAGAATTCATTTTTTGGGCTACCGAAGCGATGTCGTAGAGTGTATCAATAGCTTTGACTTTTGTGTTCTTCCGTCAGTCTTTGAAGGATTTGGATTGGTTGCAATCGAGGCCTTTATGAACGGTAAAACGATGATTGCAACAGATATTCCAGGTGTGAATGAAGTAGTGAACTCTGAGAATGGGATCCTCGTTCCAGCTGAGGATCCGCAAGCCCTGGCGCAAGCAATTAAAGAGTTGGCAGGAAATCCTGAGAAAAGAGCCTCTTTAGCTGTTCAAGCAAAGAGGGATTATGATACCAAATTTAGCTATTCTATCTTTTTAGACAACTATCGTAACTTTTACCAATTCATGAGAAAGGGTTCAAGATGA